In one Hymenobacter sp. DG25B genomic region, the following are encoded:
- the dnaB gene encoding replicative DNA helicase: MNDQMDDRLKISASRAKAAWNSRPAQLPTGGPSGKLPPQALELEAAVLGALMLEKDALTTVIDILKTQSFYKEGHQRIFKAILNLFDKSEPIDILTVTHELREMGELEAAGGAHYVANLTFKVNSAANIEYHARIITENAIKRELIGIASTIQRDAFEDTTDVFNLLDSTEQALFEVSESNIRKNFDDMRSLMGKAIKELEEKKNQKDGLTGVPSGFSALDRVTSGWQPSDLVIIAARPGMGKCLGKGTKVLMFDGTLRNVEDVQAGELLMGDDSTPRRVLNIARGRENMYWVRQNKGEAYRVNESHILSLKRSRTEGPHRHGDVLNITVKDWLAKSAKFRTNYKGYKVPVEFAAQAVPVDPYFLGVWLGDGSTDNCRITGQDPEIINFLHEYAETLDMQVTVGVVEGRCNSYGITRGRQGGSIAQYSLQDALRQMGVLGDKHIPQTYLANSTENRLQLLAGLIDSDGHLDPVSNGYEITQKNHRLARQIKFLADSLGFRTSLKKKRAAISAIGYESEVYRVRIYGDINRVPVRVERKKAQPWKSPVDWRMTGISVEFDKEDDYYGFAIDGNRLFLLQDMTVTHNTAFVVSAMRNAAVEFKKPVAIFSLEMSSLQLVNRLISAEAELDSEKIKKGNLADYEWAQLNHKISALSSAPIFIDDTPGLSIRELRTKCRRLKAHHDIQMIIIDYLQLMSGNTDGKAMGNREQEIASISRALKGIAKELNVPVLALSQLSRSVETRGGDKKPQLSDLRESGSIEQDADMVIFLYRPEYYKITEDEMGNPTQGTGEVIIAKHRNGSLETVQLKFIGKFTKFADLDGAGGFGLDGASYNTGAFPSSNFDDEPSFTPNTIRLGSKINDGGPGPVPFPKSNFGNEDPPF; the protein is encoded by the coding sequence ATGAATGACCAAATGGATGACCGCCTGAAAATATCTGCTTCCCGCGCCAAAGCAGCCTGGAACTCGCGTCCGGCCCAGCTTCCCACGGGTGGCCCTTCAGGTAAGTTGCCGCCCCAGGCCCTGGAGCTGGAAGCCGCTGTGCTGGGGGCTCTTATGCTGGAAAAAGATGCCCTGACCACCGTTATTGATATTCTGAAAACCCAGAGTTTCTATAAGGAAGGGCACCAGCGCATTTTCAAGGCCATCCTCAATCTGTTCGATAAATCGGAGCCGATTGATATCCTCACCGTCACGCACGAGCTGCGGGAAATGGGCGAGCTGGAAGCAGCCGGCGGCGCCCACTATGTGGCCAACCTGACTTTTAAAGTCAACTCGGCGGCTAACATTGAGTACCACGCCCGCATCATCACGGAAAATGCCATTAAGCGCGAGCTGATTGGTATTGCCAGCACCATTCAGCGCGACGCCTTCGAGGATACCACCGACGTGTTTAACCTGCTGGATAGCACCGAGCAAGCCCTGTTTGAAGTATCGGAGTCGAACATCCGGAAGAACTTTGACGACATGCGCAGCCTGATGGGTAAGGCCATCAAAGAGCTGGAAGAAAAGAAAAACCAGAAAGACGGCCTCACCGGCGTGCCCAGCGGCTTCTCGGCCCTTGACCGGGTAACCTCCGGCTGGCAGCCTTCTGACCTGGTGATTATTGCCGCCCGCCCGGGTATGGGTAAGTGCCTGGGCAAAGGCACCAAAGTGCTGATGTTTGATGGCACGCTGCGCAACGTGGAAGATGTGCAGGCCGGCGAGTTGCTGATGGGCGACGACTCTACCCCGCGCCGGGTGCTCAACATTGCCCGGGGACGCGAAAACATGTATTGGGTGCGTCAGAACAAGGGTGAAGCCTACCGCGTCAACGAAAGTCACATTCTCTCGCTGAAGCGCAGCCGCACCGAAGGCCCGCACCGCCACGGTGACGTGCTCAATATTACGGTGAAGGACTGGCTGGCGAAATCAGCCAAATTCCGCACAAATTACAAAGGCTATAAAGTACCGGTGGAATTTGCAGCGCAGGCAGTACCGGTAGATCCGTACTTCCTCGGGGTGTGGCTCGGCGACGGCAGCACCGACAACTGCCGCATCACGGGCCAGGATCCGGAAATCATCAACTTCCTGCACGAATACGCTGAAACGCTGGACATGCAGGTGACCGTGGGCGTGGTGGAAGGCCGCTGCAACAGCTACGGCATCACCCGGGGCCGTCAAGGAGGTAGCATTGCGCAGTATTCCTTGCAGGATGCGCTTCGTCAGATGGGTGTTTTGGGCGATAAACACATTCCCCAAACCTATCTGGCCAATAGCACCGAAAACCGCCTTCAATTGCTGGCCGGTCTGATTGATTCCGATGGTCACCTCGACCCGGTGTCCAACGGCTACGAAATAACCCAGAAAAACCACCGCCTGGCCCGCCAGATTAAGTTCCTGGCCGATTCGCTGGGCTTCCGTACTTCGCTGAAGAAAAAGCGGGCCGCTATCAGCGCCATCGGCTATGAAAGCGAAGTATACCGGGTGCGTATTTACGGCGACATAAACCGCGTGCCCGTGCGGGTAGAGCGCAAGAAAGCCCAGCCCTGGAAAAGCCCCGTAGACTGGCGCATGACCGGTATTTCGGTTGAGTTTGATAAAGAGGACGACTATTACGGCTTCGCAATTGATGGCAACCGGCTGTTCCTGTTGCAGGACATGACGGTGACCCACAATACCGCTTTTGTGGTTTCGGCCATGCGCAACGCGGCCGTAGAGTTTAAGAAGCCGGTGGCCATTTTCTCGCTGGAAATGTCCTCGCTGCAGCTCGTAAATCGTCTGATTTCGGCGGAAGCAGAACTGGATTCAGAGAAAATCAAGAAAGGCAACCTGGCCGACTACGAGTGGGCCCAGCTCAACCACAAGATTTCGGCCCTGTCCTCGGCGCCCATCTTTATTGATGATACGCCGGGCCTGAGCATCCGGGAGCTGCGCACCAAGTGCCGCCGCCTCAAAGCCCACCACGACATCCAGATGATCATCATTGACTATCTGCAGTTGATGAGCGGCAACACGGATGGCAAGGCCATGGGAAACCGCGAACAGGAAATTGCCTCTATTTCCCGCGCCTTGAAGGGCATTGCCAAAGAGCTGAACGTGCCTGTTCTGGCCCTGTCGCAGCTTTCCCGCTCCGTAGAAACCCGCGGCGGCGACAAGAAGCCGCAGCTGAGTGACCTTCGCGAATCCGGCTCCATCGAGCAGGACGCCGACATGGTTATCTTCCTGTACCGCCCCGAATACTATAAGATTACGGAGGACGAAATGGGCAACCCCACCCAGGGCACCGGCGAGGTAATTATTGCCAAACACCGGAACGGCTCCCTGGAAACCGTGCAGCTTAAGTTTATCGGCAAGTTCACCAAGTTCGCCGACCTCGACGGAGCCGGCGGCTTTGGGCTGGATGGCGCCAGCTACAACACCGGCGCATTCCCCAGCAGCAACTTCGACGATGAACCCAGCTTCACGCCCAATACCATTCGGCTGGGTAGCAAAATCAATGATGGCGGCCCCGGCCCGGTGCCCTTCCCGAAGAGTAATTTCGGGAATGAAGACCCACCGTTTTAG
- a CDS encoding alpha/beta fold hydrolase has protein sequence MKPNLLLLHGALASEAQLKPLARELGAFYRVHTFSFSGHGGRPLVPAEFDMQHFAQEVLEFIQDRDLPFVHVFGYSMGGYAALVAALSAAGRIKTITTLGTKFDWNAATISAETRMLDAATMREKVPQFATHLEQLHTPTPLPELLAATSAMVQALSNAPLLTPEKLASLPIPVQVLVGELDKTAGVDASQEYAGYLPRGTFETIMNTPHPLERVNPDLLASRIIRFSEE, from the coding sequence ATGAAACCCAACCTGCTTTTGCTGCACGGCGCCCTGGCTTCGGAAGCGCAGCTGAAACCACTGGCCCGGGAGCTGGGTGCCTTCTACCGGGTGCATACTTTTTCCTTTAGCGGGCACGGGGGCCGGCCTTTAGTACCAGCTGAGTTTGACATGCAGCATTTTGCGCAGGAAGTGCTGGAGTTTATCCAGGACCGCGACCTGCCGTTTGTGCATGTGTTTGGCTACAGCATGGGTGGCTATGCGGCGCTGGTGGCGGCGCTGTCGGCGGCGGGGCGCATTAAAACCATCACTACCCTGGGCACCAAGTTCGATTGGAACGCAGCCACCATTTCGGCCGAAACCCGCATGCTGGATGCCGCTACCATGCGGGAGAAAGTGCCGCAGTTTGCTACGCATCTGGAACAGCTGCACACACCCACTCCCCTGCCCGAGCTGCTGGCCGCTACCTCCGCCATGGTGCAGGCCCTGAGCAATGCTCCGCTTCTGACACCTGAAAAACTGGCTTCTCTCCCCATTCCGGTGCAGGTATTGGTGGGCGAGCTGGATAAAACGGCTGGCGTAGATGCCTCCCAGGAGTATGCAGGCTATTTACCCCGGGGTACTTTTGAAACCATCATGAACACGCCGCACCCACTGGAACGGGTAAACCCGGATCTGCTGGCCAGCCGCATTATTCGTTTCAGTGAGGAATAG
- a CDS encoding M48 family metallopeptidase — protein MLKKIALACCLTVAAACSTVPITGRRQLSLVSDGEMLSLGEQQYREVISKSRLSSNSQQTAMVRRVGQRIQQAVETYFRQQNASEQLAGYQWEFNLIEDKQENAWCMPGGKVAVYTGILPITQDENGLAVVMAHEIAHAVAKHGNERMSQGLVQQLGGQALSVALANNTQATQQLALQAFGVGSTVGLLKYGRNQESEADHLGLIFMAIAGYDPKGAISFWQRMEARDNQASPPEFLSTHPSSGTRIADIQRELPEAMKYYKPR, from the coding sequence ATGTTAAAGAAAATTGCGCTGGCCTGCTGCCTTACCGTAGCCGCCGCCTGCTCCACCGTTCCAATTACCGGGCGCCGACAGCTTAGCCTGGTGTCTGACGGCGAAATGCTCTCTTTAGGCGAGCAGCAGTACCGTGAAGTCATCAGCAAAAGCCGCCTTTCCAGCAACTCCCAGCAAACGGCCATGGTGCGCCGCGTAGGCCAGCGTATTCAGCAGGCCGTGGAAACTTATTTCCGCCAGCAGAACGCCTCCGAGCAGCTGGCCGGCTACCAGTGGGAGTTTAACCTGATTGAAGACAAGCAGGAAAACGCCTGGTGTATGCCCGGCGGCAAAGTGGCCGTGTACACTGGTATTCTGCCCATTACGCAGGACGAAAATGGCCTGGCCGTGGTGATGGCCCACGAAATTGCCCACGCCGTAGCCAAGCATGGCAACGAGCGAATGAGCCAGGGCCTGGTACAGCAGCTGGGCGGACAGGCCCTTTCCGTGGCGCTGGCCAACAACACGCAGGCTACTCAGCAGCTGGCTTTGCAGGCATTTGGGGTAGGCAGCACCGTGGGCCTGCTCAAATACGGCCGCAACCAGGAATCGGAAGCTGACCACCTGGGGCTTATCTTTATGGCCATTGCCGGCTACGACCCTAAAGGCGCAATTTCGTTCTGGCAGCGCATGGAAGCCCGCGACAACCAGGCCTCGCCACCGGAGTTCCTGTCTACCCACCCCTCCAGCGGCACGCGTATTGCCGATATTCAGCGGGAGCTGCCCGAGGCAATGAAGTATTACAAACCCCGCTAA
- a CDS encoding dienelactone hydrolase family protein gives MSYPNAVTLTAADNTQLQAYTAFPNTQEPRPGIILCQEAFGVNHHIRSVADRLAQAGYVVIAPEIYHRTAKPGQEFPYDNFTAAIPHYGAITNEGLAADLRASYDWLQAQDAVLSDKIGSIGFCLGGRVAFLANAVLPLAAGVSYYGGGTHQLTRYAADLSAPHLFFWGGLDAHISKEQIAQVIEAVEAADKPYINTVISYADHGFHCDERPSYHPQAAQEAWALTLAFFQEKLR, from the coding sequence ATGAGCTACCCAAACGCCGTAACCCTTACTGCCGCCGATAATACCCAACTGCAAGCCTATACTGCCTTCCCCAATACACAAGAGCCCCGCCCGGGCATCATTCTTTGCCAGGAGGCTTTTGGCGTAAACCACCATATCCGCAGCGTAGCCGACCGGCTGGCCCAGGCCGGCTACGTGGTCATTGCCCCGGAAATTTATCACCGCACGGCCAAGCCGGGGCAGGAGTTTCCGTACGACAACTTCACCGCGGCCATTCCGCACTACGGCGCCATTACCAACGAAGGCCTCGCGGCCGATTTGCGGGCCAGCTACGACTGGCTGCAGGCCCAGGACGCGGTATTGTCCGATAAGATTGGCAGTATTGGGTTCTGCCTGGGCGGCCGGGTAGCATTCCTGGCCAATGCCGTGCTGCCGCTGGCCGCCGGCGTGTCGTACTACGGGGGCGGCACGCATCAGCTCACCCGGTACGCCGCCGACCTCTCCGCGCCGCACCTGTTTTTCTGGGGCGGCCTGGATGCGCACATCAGCAAGGAGCAGATTGCGCAGGTAATAGAGGCCGTAGAAGCCGCAGATAAGCCCTACATCAACACCGTTATTTCCTACGCCGACCACGGCTTCCACTGCGACGAGCGACCCAGCTACCACCCCCAGGCGGCACAGGAAGCCTGGGCCCTCACGCTGGCCTTCTTCCAGGAAAAGCTGCGGTAA
- a CDS encoding MFS transporter, translating to MQRILPVIVLAQFFCTSLWFAGNAIAPDIAAQFHLPPGFVAYLTSAVQLGFITGTLTFAVLTIADRFSPSRVFFISALVAALCNLGINLGGIGTGGLLAFRFLTGFFLAGIYPVGMKIASDYYQAGLGKSLGYLVGALVLGTAFPHLLKGLAGQLPWHYVTLATSALAVLGGIALVLLVPDGPFRKAGQHLQLTAFLDGFRRPRFRAAAFGYFGHMWELYTFWAFVPILLATYNRAHPTAGFSVPMLSFFIIAAGSLACIGSGLLSQRLGPRPVATAALALSGVCCLVSPLMLRGSSPTLLVVFLVFWGMVVVADSPLFSTLVAQNAPEASRGTSLTIVNCLGFALTIASIQFTSWLSQHIDPTYLFLTLAVGPALGLVGLLRNWEETLTPVQ from the coding sequence ATGCAGCGAATTCTACCGGTTATTGTTCTGGCGCAGTTTTTCTGTACCTCGCTCTGGTTTGCCGGCAATGCCATTGCGCCGGATATAGCCGCTCAATTTCACTTGCCGCCCGGCTTCGTGGCCTATCTGACCAGCGCCGTGCAGCTGGGCTTCATTACGGGCACGCTCACCTTCGCCGTACTCACCATTGCCGACCGCTTCTCCCCTTCCCGCGTGTTCTTCATCAGTGCGCTGGTGGCTGCCCTGTGTAACCTAGGCATCAATCTCGGGGGCATTGGCACGGGGGGCTTGCTGGCCTTCCGGTTTCTGACCGGCTTTTTCCTGGCCGGCATTTACCCGGTAGGCATGAAAATAGCCTCCGATTATTACCAGGCCGGGCTGGGGAAGTCGTTGGGGTATCTGGTGGGCGCGCTGGTGCTGGGCACGGCCTTTCCGCACCTGCTCAAAGGTCTTGCCGGTCAACTCCCGTGGCACTACGTTACGCTGGCCACCTCGGCGCTGGCGGTACTGGGTGGCATAGCGCTGGTTTTACTCGTGCCCGATGGCCCATTTCGCAAAGCCGGCCAGCACCTGCAGCTCACGGCCTTTCTGGATGGGTTTCGGCGGCCCCGGTTCCGGGCGGCGGCCTTTGGCTACTTCGGCCACATGTGGGAGCTGTATACCTTCTGGGCCTTTGTGCCTATTCTCCTGGCTACCTACAACCGCGCGCATCCCACGGCGGGGTTTTCTGTGCCCATGCTCTCCTTTTTCATTATTGCTGCAGGAAGCCTGGCCTGTATAGGTAGCGGGCTGCTTTCTCAGAGGCTTGGGCCGCGCCCGGTGGCCACGGCTGCGTTGGCGCTGTCCGGAGTGTGCTGCCTGGTGTCGCCGCTGATGCTGCGGGGCAGCTCGCCTACGCTGCTGGTTGTGTTTCTGGTGTTCTGGGGTATGGTAGTGGTAGCCGATTCGCCGCTATTTTCCACGCTGGTAGCGCAGAATGCCCCGGAGGCCTCGCGCGGTACTTCTCTTACTATCGTAAACTGCCTGGGCTTTGCGCTGACTATTGCCAGCATCCAGTTCACCAGTTGGTTATCCCAGCATATCGACCCAACTTATCTGTTTCTAACGCTGGCTGTAGGGCCTGCGCTGGGGTTAGTGGGTTTGCTGCGTAACTGGGAAGAGACATTAACACCCGTGCAGTAA
- a CDS encoding MGH1-like glycoside hydrolase domain-containing protein: MTQEQLRLRENNAQTAHWKKFGPYLTERQWGTVREDYSPDGNAWDYLPHDMARSTAYRWGEEGIGGISDDEQLLCFSVALWNGADNQLKERLFGLTNGQGNHGEDVKECYYYLDSTPTHSYMKMLYKYPQRAFPYKKLLDENARRTRLEPEYELLDTGIFNEGRYFDVFIEYAKASSNDILIQVTVHNRGPRRARLQVLPQLWFRNTWSWGQDDYQPEMHAGKPGCVNLHHKTLGQYHFYCDQKPTLLFCDNETNGVRRYGLPGQGRFFKDGINDYVVAGNKSAVNQEQRGTKVAAQYHLTLAPGQQRVVRLRLSKNEWDAPFANFERHFDTRKREADEFYDCIQETLTSPDARNIQRQAFAGMLWSKQYYYYDVAQWLDGDPAMAPADPGRRQGRNSKWRHLYNADIISMPDKWEYPWYAAWDLAFHCIPLAMVDAEFAKTQLRLLTKDGYMHPSGQLPAYEWNLNDVNPPVHAWATWRVYQMDKKLHNGRPDTPFLEAVFHKLALNFTWWVNRKDKSERNIFEGGFLGLDNIGVFDRSAPLPTGGKIEQSDGTSWMAMFAMNMVRMALELAKTNPVYQEMAGKFFEHFLYIADAMTRGGDGAFNLWDEEDRFYYDVLHTPDDARTKLKVRSIVGLIPLFAIEVIDQELLDALPEFTGRARWLIENRPHLAQLVSRWEEPGKAARHKLSLLRQDRLRSLLTRMLDEEEFLSDYGIRAMSRYHLEHPYVFSTPDADFSVGYVPGEAESSMFGGNSNWRGPIWFPINYLIIESLQRYHFYYGDSFQIEFPTGSGNLHTLKQVADALSARLTRLLLKDENGRRPAFGDAELLQTDPHFRDYLYFHEYFHGDNGRGMGASHQTGWTGLIVRLL; this comes from the coding sequence ATGACGCAGGAACAACTACGCTTAAGGGAAAATAACGCGCAGACAGCTCACTGGAAGAAGTTTGGCCCCTACCTCACGGAGCGGCAGTGGGGCACCGTACGCGAGGACTACAGCCCCGATGGCAACGCCTGGGACTACCTGCCCCATGATATGGCCCGCAGCACCGCCTACCGTTGGGGCGAGGAGGGCATAGGCGGTATTTCCGATGATGAGCAGCTGCTCTGCTTTTCGGTAGCTCTGTGGAATGGTGCTGATAACCAGCTGAAAGAGCGGCTGTTTGGCCTCACCAATGGCCAGGGCAACCACGGCGAGGACGTGAAGGAGTGCTATTACTACCTGGATAGCACGCCCACGCACTCTTACATGAAAATGCTGTATAAATATCCGCAGCGTGCCTTCCCCTACAAAAAGCTGCTGGATGAAAACGCCCGCCGTACTCGCCTGGAGCCGGAATATGAGCTGCTGGATACCGGTATTTTCAATGAGGGCCGCTACTTTGATGTATTCATTGAATATGCCAAAGCCAGCTCTAATGATATATTGATTCAAGTGACGGTGCACAACCGTGGCCCGCGCCGGGCCCGCCTGCAAGTGCTGCCGCAGCTTTGGTTTCGCAACACCTGGAGCTGGGGCCAGGATGACTACCAGCCCGAAATGCACGCCGGCAAGCCTGGTTGCGTCAATCTCCACCATAAAACCCTGGGCCAATACCACTTTTACTGCGACCAGAAGCCCACCCTGCTGTTCTGCGACAACGAAACCAACGGGGTGCGGCGCTATGGCCTACCCGGGCAGGGCCGCTTTTTTAAAGATGGCATAAATGATTATGTGGTGGCCGGCAATAAAAGCGCCGTCAATCAAGAGCAGCGCGGCACCAAAGTAGCGGCCCAGTACCACCTCACCCTGGCGCCCGGCCAGCAGCGGGTAGTGCGCCTGCGCCTGAGCAAAAACGAATGGGATGCGCCCTTCGCCAACTTCGAGCGGCATTTTGACACCCGCAAACGGGAGGCCGATGAGTTCTACGACTGCATTCAGGAAACCCTGACCAGCCCCGATGCGCGCAACATTCAGCGCCAGGCATTTGCGGGCATGCTCTGGAGCAAGCAGTACTACTATTACGATGTAGCCCAGTGGCTGGACGGCGACCCGGCCATGGCTCCCGCGGACCCGGGCCGGCGCCAGGGCCGCAACAGCAAATGGCGGCACCTGTACAACGCCGATATCATTTCCATGCCCGATAAGTGGGAATACCCCTGGTATGCCGCCTGGGATTTAGCTTTCCACTGCATTCCCTTGGCCATGGTAGATGCCGAGTTTGCCAAAACTCAACTGCGCCTGCTCACCAAGGATGGGTATATGCACCCCAGCGGCCAGCTGCCCGCCTACGAGTGGAACCTGAACGACGTGAACCCGCCCGTGCACGCCTGGGCCACCTGGCGCGTGTACCAGATGGACAAAAAGCTGCATAACGGCCGCCCCGATACGCCTTTTCTGGAGGCTGTCTTCCACAAGCTGGCCCTCAATTTTACCTGGTGGGTAAACCGCAAGGACAAAAGCGAGCGGAACATCTTTGAAGGGGGCTTTCTGGGGCTGGATAACATTGGCGTGTTCGACCGGAGCGCCCCGTTGCCCACCGGCGGCAAGATTGAGCAGAGCGACGGCACCAGCTGGATGGCTATGTTTGCCATGAATATGGTGCGCATGGCCCTGGAGCTGGCCAAAACCAACCCGGTGTACCAGGAAATGGCCGGTAAGTTCTTTGAGCACTTCCTCTACATAGCCGATGCCATGACCCGCGGCGGCGACGGCGCCTTCAACCTCTGGGACGAGGAAGACCGTTTCTACTACGATGTGCTGCACACCCCCGATGATGCCCGCACCAAGCTGAAAGTGCGCTCCATTGTGGGGCTGATTCCCCTTTTTGCCATTGAGGTAATTGACCAGGAGCTGCTGGATGCTCTGCCGGAATTTACCGGGCGGGCGCGCTGGCTGATTGAGAACCGGCCCCATCTGGCCCAGCTGGTGTCCCGGTGGGAGGAGCCCGGCAAAGCCGCCCGGCACAAGCTTTCCTTGTTGCGGCAGGACCGCCTGCGCAGTCTGCTCACGCGCATGCTCGATGAAGAGGAGTTTCTTTCTGATTACGGCATCCGGGCTATGTCGCGCTACCATCTGGAGCACCCCTATGTGTTCAGCACCCCCGACGCCGATTTTTCCGTGGGCTACGTGCCGGGCGAGGCGGAGTCCAGCATGTTTGGTGGGAATTCCAACTGGCGCGGCCCTATCTGGTTTCCTATCAACTATCTGATTATTGAGTCGTTGCAGCGGTATCATTTCTACTACGGCGACAGTTTTCAGATTGAGTTTCCTACGGGCTCCGGCAACCTGCACACCCTTAAACAGGTGGCCGATGCTTTATCGGCCCGCCTTACCCGGCTGTTGCTGAAGGACGAGAATGGCCGCCGGCCGGCCTTTGGTGATGCGGAGCTATTGCAAACCGACCCCCACTTCCGCGACTATCTCTACTTTCACGAGTACTTCCACGGCGACAACGGCCGCGGCATGGGCGCCAGCCACCAAACCGGCTGGACCGGCCTTATTGTGCGGCTTCTGTAA
- the ygiD gene encoding 4,5-DOPA dioxygenase extradiol, with protein sequence MSSLQDLHTTASSFQQTAKMPVLFVGHGSPMNALADNAFTQALHQLGTDIRNLQPPRAILVVSAHWLTRGTFVTTNERPETIHDFGGFPQELFDMQYPAPGAPDVAKEVLAALPDAHPSDEWGLDHGSWTILHHLFPEADIPVFQLSIDYYQPLTFHAELAKQLQFLRRRGVLIIGSGNIVHNLRQSMPKFMADDATPYAWAVEFDAWAKQRINQRDLHALAHYQQAGASGPLAVPTPDHYIPMLYSLGLAETDDEIRHAFEEVSFGGMSMRTFVVG encoded by the coding sequence ATGAGCTCCCTGCAAGACCTCCATACCACTGCTTCTTCCTTCCAGCAAACGGCCAAAATGCCGGTGCTTTTTGTAGGGCACGGCTCGCCGATGAATGCGCTGGCTGATAATGCCTTTACTCAGGCGCTGCATCAGCTGGGCACAGATATCCGAAATCTGCAACCGCCGCGCGCTATTCTGGTGGTATCGGCGCACTGGCTCACGCGGGGCACGTTTGTAACTACGAACGAGCGGCCCGAAACCATTCATGACTTCGGTGGCTTTCCGCAGGAGCTGTTTGACATGCAATACCCGGCGCCCGGCGCACCCGATGTAGCCAAGGAAGTACTGGCCGCCCTGCCCGATGCGCACCCCTCCGACGAGTGGGGCCTCGACCACGGCTCCTGGACCATACTGCATCACCTGTTTCCGGAGGCAGATATTCCGGTTTTCCAGCTCAGTATCGACTATTACCAGCCGCTCACTTTTCACGCGGAGTTAGCCAAGCAGCTGCAGTTTCTGCGGCGCCGGGGCGTGCTGATCATTGGTAGCGGCAACATAGTGCACAATCTACGCCAGAGCATGCCCAAGTTCATGGCCGATGACGCCACACCCTATGCGTGGGCCGTGGAGTTTGATGCCTGGGCTAAACAGCGCATTAATCAGCGCGACCTGCACGCCCTGGCCCACTACCAGCAGGCCGGCGCCAGCGGCCCGCTGGCCGTACCCACCCCCGACCATTATATCCCTATGCTGTACAGCTTGGGCCTGGCCGAGACGGACGACGAAATCCGACACGCCTTTGAGGAGGTATCCTTTGGCGGCATGAGTATGCGCACCTTTGTGGTAGGGTAA
- a CDS encoding UDP-N-acetylmuramate--L-alanine ligase encodes MATTPASLQRLHLIAVGGSIMHNLALALHRRGAQVTGSDDEIFEPAKSRLAAAGLLPAQEGWFPEKITADLDAVIVGMHARADNPELLRAQELGLRVYSFPEFIYEASRDKQRIVIGGSHGKTSITSLILHVLRYHKRKFDYAVGAQLEGFDLMVQLTEDAPIIIIEGDEYLSSPIDRRPKFHLYQHHIGVISGISWDHINVFPTEEFYREQFRIFADMTPKAGTLIYDRDDEQVQLVTVPSNPDVTYIGYGPHENVIRQGKTFLITKKDEEVPIQVFGEHNLRNISAAKEVCRQLGIRGKDFYEALATFKGAARRLELVREGADSVVYKDFAHAPSKLKATAGAFKKQYPKRKLVACLELHTFSSLNPAFLPQYAHTFDTPDVAVVYFNPHVLEHKRLPALPPEAVQAAFQRPDLQVFTDSKQLAAFLHEQDWQNANLLMMSSGTFDGLDLVNLATEVTK; translated from the coding sequence ATGGCTACTACGCCCGCTTCGCTTCAGCGTCTTCACCTTATTGCCGTAGGTGGCAGCATTATGCACAACCTGGCCCTTGCCCTGCACCGCCGCGGGGCCCAGGTAACCGGCTCCGACGACGAAATCTTTGAGCCCGCCAAAAGCCGCCTGGCCGCCGCCGGCCTGCTGCCCGCCCAGGAAGGCTGGTTTCCGGAAAAAATTACCGCCGACCTGGATGCCGTGATTGTGGGTATGCACGCCCGCGCCGATAACCCCGAGCTGCTGCGCGCCCAGGAGCTGGGCCTGCGGGTGTATTCCTTCCCGGAATTCATCTACGAAGCCTCCCGCGACAAGCAGCGCATCGTTATCGGTGGCTCGCACGGCAAAACCAGCATCACCTCCCTTATTTTGCACGTGCTGCGCTACCACAAGCGCAAGTTCGATTATGCCGTGGGTGCCCAGCTGGAAGGCTTTGATCTGATGGTGCAGCTTACCGAGGATGCACCCATTATTATTATTGAAGGCGACGAGTACCTCTCCTCTCCCATTGACCGGCGCCCGAAATTCCACCTGTACCAGCACCACATTGGCGTAATTTCCGGCATCAGCTGGGACCACATCAACGTGTTTCCGACCGAGGAATTCTACCGCGAGCAGTTCCGGATTTTCGCCGACATGACGCCCAAGGCCGGCACGCTTATCTATGACCGCGACGACGAGCAGGTGCAGCTGGTCACGGTGCCGTCTAACCCCGATGTGACCTACATCGGCTACGGCCCGCACGAAAACGTTATCCGCCAGGGAAAGACTTTCCTCATCACCAAAAAAGACGAGGAAGTGCCCATTCAGGTGTTTGGCGAGCACAACCTGCGTAATATCTCGGCCGCCAAGGAAGTGTGCAGGCAGCTGGGCATCCGGGGCAAGGATTTCTACGAGGCCCTGGCTACCTTTAAAGGCGCCGCCCGCCGCCTGGAGCTGGTGCGCGAAGGGGCCGATTCCGTGGTGTACAAAGACTTCGCCCATGCCCCCAGCAAGCTGAAGGCCACGGCCGGCGCGTTTAAAAAGCAGTATCCCAAGCGCAAGCTGGTGGCCTGCCTGGAGCTGCACACCTTCAGCTCACTCAACCCCGCTTTCCTGCCCCAGTACGCCCACACTTTTGATACGCCCGATGTGGCCGTGGTGTACTTTAACCCCCACGTGCTGGAGCACAAGCGCCTGCCCGCTCTGCCCCCGGAAGCCGTGCAGGCCGCCTTTCAGCGCCCCGACTTACAGGTGTTTACCGACAGCAAGCAGCTGGCTGCGTTCCTGCACGAGCAGGACTGGCAGAATGCTAATCTGTTGATGATGTCCTCGGGCACCTTTGATGGGCTGGACCTGGTGAACCTGGCTACCGAGGTAACCAAATAA